One window of Paroedura picta isolate Pp20150507F chromosome 2, Ppicta_v3.0, whole genome shotgun sequence genomic DNA carries:
- the ATG14 gene encoding beclin 1-associated autophagy-related key regulator: MASPRGGGWPGAGSGGRRAEAACEAGAEGLYVAVERCPLCNTTRRRLTCAKCVRGGDFVFFDGRDAERFSEKKERLKLLKSKQNEFQSQLLKAMERKWIASDQLRWKIMSCKMRIEQLKQTIFKENEEAARHAECLLRVKDENQKLYRRAQRHQEKKEKVQRHNRRLGDLVERRLCDLRSQHEQLARLRRSHVLELTSVIFPIEEVKIGARDPADVSSESDSAMTSSTVSKLAEARRTTYLSGRWVCDDHNGDTSISIVGPWITLPSNGDYSAYYNWVEEKKTTQGPDMEHNNPAHTISAALCYATQLLNILSHLLDVNLPKKLYNSEFCGENLSRRKFTWAVKKLNANILYLCFSQHVNLDLLHPLHTLRNLMYLVSPETENLGRSGPFEISADLEDSMEFVDPSGAGETDESGEERISDEETDLGTDWENLPSPRFCDIPSQPLELLQSQSTQASQPGPSSSAGGMISSAAASVTSWFKAYTGHR; this comes from the exons ATGGCGTCTCCCAGGGGCGGCGGTTGGCCGGGCGCGGGCTCCGGGGGGCGGCGGGCCGAGGCGGCGTGCGAGGCGGGGGCGGAGGGGCTGTACGTGGCCGTGGAGCGGTGCCCCCTCTGCAACACCACCCGCCGACGCCTCACCTGCGCCAAGTGCGTCCGCGGGGGGGACTTCGTCTTCTTCGACGGCCGCGACGCCGAGAG GTTCTCTGAGAAGAAGGAGAGACTAAAGCTCCTTAAAAGCAAGCAGAATGAATTCCAATCCCA GTTGTTAAAAGCTATGGAAAGGAAGTGGATAGCCAGCGACCAGTTG AGATGGAAAATCATGTCTTGCAAGATGCGCATCGAGCAGCTGAAGCAAACCATCTTCAAAGAGAACGAAGAGGCAGCCAGAC ACGCCGAGTGCCTCCTGCGAGTCAAAGACGAGAACCAGAAGCTCTACCGGCGGGCCCAGCGCCaccaggagaagaaggagaaggtccAGCGGCACAACCGCCGGCTGGGCGACCTGGTGGAGAGGCGGCTCTGTGACTTGAGGAGCCAGCACGAGCAGCTGGCCCGCCTGCGGCGCTCCCACGTCCTTGAGCTGACCTCCGTCATCTTCCCCATCGAGGAGGTGAAGATCGGTGCAAG GGATCCCGCGGACGTCTCCTCTGAGAGCGACAGCGCCATGACCTCCAGCACCGTCAGCAAGTTGGCGGAAGCCCGGCGGACGACCTACCTGTCCGGGCGTTGGGTCTGCGACGACCACAACGGCGACACCAGCATCAGCATCGTGGGGCCGTGGATCACCCTGCCCAGTAATGGCGACTACTCCGCTTACTACAActgggtggaagagaagaaaaCCACGCAAGGGCCAG ACATGGAGCACAACAATCCGGCTCACACGATCAGCGCCGCTCTGTGCTACGCCACTCAGCTCCTCAACATCCTGTCCCACCTCCTTGACGTCAACCTTCCCAAGAAGCTGTACAACAG CGAGTTCTGCGGGGAGAATCTCAGCAGGCGGAAGTTCACGTGGGCGGTGAAGAAGCTGAACGCCAACATCCTTTACCTTTGCTTTTCTCAG CACGTCAACCTGGACCTGCTGCACCCTCTGCACACGCTCAGGAACCTGATGTACCTGGTCAGCCCCGAGACGGAGAACTTGGGAAG GTCCGGGCCCTTCGAGATCAGCGCCGACCTGGAGGACTCCATGGAGTTCGTGGACCCCAGCGGCGCCGGCGAAACGGACGAGAGCGGAGAGGAGCGCATCAGCGACGAGGAGACGGACCTGGGGACGGACTGGGAGAACCTGCCCAGCCCCCGCTTCTGCGacatcccctcccagcccctggaGCTGCTGCAGAGCCAGAgcacccaggcctcccagccgggCCCCAGCAGCAGCGCCGGAGGCATGATCTCCTCGGCAGCGGCTTCCGTGACCTCGTGGTTCAAGGCCTACACCGGACACCGCTAG
- the FBXO34 gene encoding F-box only protein 34: MKSSCRAGLHRELLNSTSSAFQQVKRISGMHLKPYLKLQKKERPLEISLDPPRSPPVSQPRLANEDKRSSPKASLLASPPLRKPLGNVSAHALCGRSPGRVHAEGRSGKEKRSALPATIHQGEDGEPLLDIWAVVKPGNTKEKIAFFAAQQCGDHRLSSMKNKSTWDIDGRATKRRKKSLDLRRAKIHLERTRESSERAHQQEPLACSVHHGSDGGEGGFPGRPLSVIEMVAFLEQRASVLVADCTKTCSSLPTVTRCAGQAKVTPPAPAPFPDLGVYEPPAEKATCGASTDGEQPAEPVRVLDMVAKLESECLRRQSEREAGSLSRNNSFRRNVGRVLLASGTPAETEASKEPPGALNPEDRGRGDDRWRSKHGSTEGDNFWEVPPGGQSLSFVENSSSRRAPGASSPSTVIPPLPSAYLEAARACPHSLRREKAAVDSTPKGPGDIPNPKSNQRTKESLSISISVIKTDKLCRKAHPSDLTFAEDSLPGRLFLLLSERENCRTHLHTGDATAEELRADAGGKKDRHAIGAISGEPAESPAEGIPQSPDSCHLKRQRSHDFLETRFKIQQLLEPQQYLIFLPHHVLVKIFGLLPTRSLVALKCTCGYFKFVIEYYNIRPADSRWVRDPRYREDPCKQCKKKYVKGDVSLCRWHPKPYCQALPYGPGYWMCCHRAQKNVPGCKLGLHDNHWVPACHSFNRAIHKKPRETEEEC, encoded by the exons ATGAAGAGCTCCTGCCGAGCTGGCCTCCACAGGGAACTGCTGAACTCCACCTCCTCCGCCTTCCAACAGGTCAAGCG AATTTCTGGCATGCACTTAAAGCCATATCTCAAGCTTCAGAAGAAAGAGCGTCCTCTCGAAATCAGCCTGGACCCCCCACGAAGCCCCCCCGTCAGCCAACCACGACTGGCGAATGAGGACAAGCGCAGCAGCCCCAAGGCCTCCCTCTTAGCCAGCCCCCCTCTCCGCAAGCCCCTGGGGAATGTCTCCGCCCACGCGCTCTGCGGCAGGAGCCCCGGCCGAGTTCACGCCGAAGGGCGGAGCGGGAAGGAGAAGCGGAGCGCTCTGCCCGCCACCATCCACCAGGGGGAGGACGGAGAGCCGCTGCTGGACATCTGGGCAGTCGTGAAACCGGGGAACACCAAGGAGAAGATCGCCTTCTTCGCGGCCCAGCAGTGCGGTGACCACCGGCTATCCTCCATGAAGAACAAAAGCACTTGGGATATCGACGGGCGGGCGACCAAGCGGAGGAAAAAGTCCCTGGACCTCAGGAGGGCCAAGATCCACCTGGAAAGGACGCGAGAGTCCAGCGAGAGGGCCCACCAGCAAGAGCCGCTCGCCTGCTCTGTCCATCACGGGAGtgacggtggggaggggggatttcccgGGAGGCCCCTATCTGTGATCGAGATGGTCGCTTTCCTGGAACAACGAGCAAGTGTTTTAGTGGCCGACTGCACCAAGACCTGCTCCAGCCTCCCGACCGTCACCAGGTGTGCCGGGCAGGCCAAAGTCACCCCGCCCGCACCCGCCCCCTTTCCTGATTTAGGGGTCTACGAGCCTCCTGCCGAAAAGGCAACCTGCGGGGCGAGCACCGATGGAGAGCAGCCGGCCGAGCCCGTGCGCGTGTTGGACATGGTAGCCAAGCTGGAATCGGAGTGCCTGAGGCGGCAAAGCGAACGGGAGGCGGGAAGCCTCTCGCGGAACAACAGCTTCCGGCGGAACGTCGGGCGGGTGCTGCTGGCCAGCGGAACGCCAGCGGAGACGGAAGCCAGCAAGGAGCCTCCTGGCGCTCTTAATCCGGAAGATAGGGGCAGGGGCGATGACAGGTGGAGATCAAAGCACGGCTCTACAGAGGGAGACAATTTCTGGGAAGTTCCGCCCGGTGGCCAGTCGCTGTCGTTTGTGGAGAACTCCAGTTCTAGGCGTGCTCCGGGAGCTTCAAGCCCTTCTACGGTCATTCCGCCCCTCCCTTCTGCATATCTGGAAGCTGCTCGGGCTTGCCCACATTCCTTACGCAGGGAAAAGGCAGCTGTCGACTCTACCCCTAAAGGACCCGGAGACATTCCTAATCCAAAATCCAATCAAAGGACAAAAGAGTCCTTAAGCATCAGCATCTCCGTCATAAAGACGGATAAACTGTGTCGAAAAGCGCACCCTTCTGACTTGACCTTTGCGGAAGATTCTCTCCCGGGGAGGTTGTTCCTGTTATTGTCCGAGCGTGAAAATTGCCGTACGCACCTCCACACAGGGGATGCTACCGCGGAAGAACTTCGAGCAGATGCTGGCGGGAAGAAAGACCGACACGCAATTGGCGCCATCTCAGGGGAGCCCGCGGAGTCGCCCGCGGAAGGTATTCCGCAAAGCCCTGACTCCTGTCACTTGAAGCGGCAGAGGTCTCACGACTTCTTGGAGACCCGCTTCAAGATCCAACAGCTTCTGGAACCCCAGCAGTACCTGATCTTCCTGCCCCATCACGTCCTCGTGAAGATCTTCGGCCTGCTGCCCACCCGGAGCCTGGTTGCCCTCAAATGCACCTGCGGGTACTTCAAATTCGTCATCGAGTACTACAACATCCGGCCGGCGGATTCCCGCTGGGTGCGTGACCCCCGCTACCGAGAGGACCCTTGCAAGCAGTGCAAGAAGAAGTACGTTAAGGGGGACGTCTCGCTCTGCCGGTGGCACCCCAAGCCCTATTGCCAAGCCCTCCCCTACGGGCCCGGCTACTGGATGTGCTGCCACCGGGCCCAGAAAAACGTCCCCGGGTGCAAACTGGGCCTCCACGACAATCACTGGGTCCCGGCCTGCCACAGCTTTAACCGCGCGATTCACAAGAAGCCGCGGGAGACGGAAGAGGAGTGTTAG